From the Aerococcus viridans genome, the window ACACCGCCATATTCCTGAAATTGAGCAGACTTTAAATAATGTCGCCAAAAAACAAGTCACTGTTCAATTCACTCCGCATATGTTGCCAATAGAACGGGGCATTCATGCCACTTTTTACCTGGACTTAACAGCTGACATTACTGAAGACCAAGTTCGTCAAATCTACCAAGATTACTACCAAGATAAATACTTTATTCACATCCTAGGTCAAGACCAATTGCCACAAATTAAGGCGGTACGGGCTAGCAATTTTGCCCATATCCAAGTCAAAGTTGACCAAAGAACCAACCGGTTAGTGATTTTTGCCGTTATAGACAACCTAGTAAAAGGGGCAGCTGGTCAAGCCATCCAAAATATGAACCTAATGTTTGGACTAGACCAAACGACAGGGCTTACCCAAGTCCCAATCTTTCCATAAGCATTAATGAAAGGAGTTCGATTACATGTCACAAAGTCAATTAGCGACCACAATAAGTAATGAAAATGCTGAACCACATCCCTTAGCTAGTCAGGCCATTTCTGGAGGCCTTTGCGCTATTGAAAATGTCTGGGTGTCTGGTGTACATTCTGGTTTCAAACACTGTAATAAAGATTTAGCCCTGATTTATTTTCCAAAAGGGGCCACTGTGGTAGGGGTATTTACAAAAAATGCCATCCAATCGCATCATATCAAATATGATAAAAAACGCTTGAATGAACAGGCCACCTTTAAAGCCATTATGATTAACTCAGGAAATGCCAACACCTTTAACGGACCAAAAGGAGATACCGATGTTCAAATCATGGCTAACACACTAGCTAGCAAGCTAAAGATTCAACCAGATGAAGTCCTGATTTGTTCTACGGGTGTTATTGGTGTACCAATGGACCTGAGTAATTTCGACAACCAAGTGGACACATTAGCCCATAACCTGACGGCCGGTGATTCGATTCAAGCGGCTGAAGCCATTATGACTACGGATACCAAAATTAAACAAGCTGCTATTGCCTTTGAAATCGAAGGGCAGCTCGTTCACCTAGCAGCCATTGCCAAGGGGTCAGGTATGATCCACCCGAATATGGGCACCATGTTGTCGTATTTGGTAACTGATTTGGATCTTGGCCAAGAGACCTTACAGCAATTGCTGAAAGCGTCTGTCAACCAATCTTTCAACAAGATTTCAGTTGATGGGGATACTAGTCCCAACGATACCGTCCTTCTGGCGTCTACCAACAAGGTCTCTGTCAAGCCAACTAAACAGCACATACTCATTTTTCAGGAGAAATTAACGGAAATCTGTCAAATGATGGCTCAGGAAATCGTGGCCGATGGAGAAGGAGCAACAAAATTTGTCACCGTTGCTGTGAAAGGGGCGGCAGATCAAGCAGACGCTGAAGGCATTGCCAAACAGGTAGCGACATCGTCCCTTGTGAAAACAGCTGTTTACGGGCAAGACGCTAACTGGGGC encodes:
- the argJ gene encoding bifunctional glutamate N-acetyltransferase/amino-acid acetyltransferase ArgJ, with the translated sequence MSQSQLATTISNENAEPHPLASQAISGGLCAIENVWVSGVHSGFKHCNKDLALIYFPKGATVVGVFTKNAIQSHHIKYDKKRLNEQATFKAIMINSGNANTFNGPKGDTDVQIMANTLASKLKIQPDEVLICSTGVIGVPMDLSNFDNQVDTLAHNLTAGDSIQAAEAIMTTDTKIKQAAIAFEIEGQLVHLAAIAKGSGMIHPNMGTMLSYLVTDLDLGQETLQQLLKASVNQSFNKISVDGDTSPNDTVLLASTNKVSVKPTKQHILIFQEKLTEICQMMAQEIVADGEGATKFVTVAVKGAADQADAEGIAKQVATSSLVKTAVYGQDANWGRVLSAIGQAQPDYLDPTKIQISFISEKGEILTCKNGQGLVFDEDLAYEILSETDITIAIDLGIGKSQIAVWTCDMTEDYIKINADYRS